The Conexivisphaera calida genome includes a region encoding these proteins:
- a CDS encoding phosphoribosylaminoimidazolesuccinocarboxamide synthase, producing MGDNGAPLGPPSWRGKVKDVYDLGDRLLMVFTDRISAFDSILPDPIPGKGISLNGMSALLLGMSASTYPNHFLRKVDDRSMEVLKASRIDLELIVRGYIYGSAWRSYSNGNRIVSGVELPPGLRMADELPEPVLTPTTKSQVGHDEEISAEDAIGSGVLTRDEWAEVEEASLKLYEFYARVARSRGLILADAKFEFGRTQDGLIQIDEPPTHDSARIWPIKHYEPGVPQEDHCLDKEFLRSYLRRIGCIQCRLPPVVVDQVARRVRGAYDVISGAARVEDLGLMGLDEVVELAGRELRSGGNP from the coding sequence ATGGGGGATAACGGTGCGCCGCTGGGGCCTCCGTCCTGGAGGGGAAAGGTGAAGGACGTCTACGACCTCGGCGATCGCCTCCTAATGGTTTTCACCGATCGCATCTCGGCGTTCGACTCGATACTCCCGGATCCCATACCCGGGAAGGGAATCAGCCTCAACGGGATGTCAGCGCTCCTCCTGGGAATGAGCGCGAGCACGTACCCGAATCACTTCCTGAGGAAGGTGGACGATCGCTCCATGGAGGTCCTCAAGGCCTCCAGGATAGATCTGGAATTGATAGTCAGGGGCTACATATACGGCTCCGCGTGGCGCTCCTACTCAAATGGGAACAGGATCGTGTCGGGCGTGGAGCTGCCGCCCGGGCTCAGGATGGCCGATGAGCTCCCGGAGCCCGTGCTCACGCCCACGACCAAGAGCCAGGTCGGGCACGACGAGGAGATAAGCGCCGAGGACGCGATCGGCTCGGGGGTGCTCACGCGCGACGAGTGGGCGGAGGTGGAGGAGGCGAGCCTTAAGTTATACGAGTTCTACGCCCGCGTCGCTCGCTCGAGGGGCCTGATCCTCGCGGACGCCAAGTTCGAGTTCGGCAGGACTCAGGATGGGCTGATACAGATAGACGAGCCGCCCACCCATGATTCGGCCCGCATATGGCCCATTAAGCACTACGAGCCCGGGGTACCTCAGGAGGATCACTGCCTCGACAAGGAGTTCCTCAGGTCGTATCTCAGGAGAATCGGATGCATCCAGTGTAGGCTGCCCCCCGTGGTCGTGGATCAGGTGGCCAGGAGGGTAAGGGGTGCATACGATGTCATCTCCGGCGCGGCGCGCGTCGAGGACCTGGGACTCATGGGGCTAGATGAGGTGGTTGAGCTTGCCGGGAGAGAGCTGCGGAGTGGTGGGAATCCGTAG
- the purL gene encoding phosphoribosylformylglycinamidine synthase subunit PurL: MADAEDAAAIERYFASLGRKPSEAEIRSIAQLWSEHCRHRTFRGRVVGPDGTLLADDLLSTFIGSVSSAPWVISSLRDNAGIVEFTRGYGIAVKVETHNHPSAVEPFGGAATGVGGVIRDVLAVWADPVALTDVLCFGPPDSPAPHGALSPRRVMDGVISGIGYYGNNVGVPTLAGAVVFDGGYLGTPLVYAGCVGLVPPDGYSKDPRPGDVLVLVGNRTGRDGIAGATFASSALSGDIKSLRPAVQIPDPLVEEGLIRLISAVRDARAATGVTDLGGGGLVVAAAEMAHEAHAGCELILDEVPLREDLEPWEILVSESQERMLLSARPEEAGSLMALARHEGLEAAIIGNLTDSRRFRALHHGVPVVDVDMDFLFHPPRLTRTSVPRVTEPEDEPLLDDPRDPGGELLHLLSSPNVSSREGVLRTYDLGVRGNTVVYPVEDPSGGHNDAAVIKPLDDSWEGIAISVGLRPRYSRLSPYWMAASSIDEAMRNNSAVGGRRISLLDNFAWGSPERPEEMWSLLEALRACRDFASGFGAPFVSGKDSLYNESEYGPVLPTLLITAVGVIPDVRRALTSGLKSPGDSVYVIGVTRAEMGGSEYFEMKGIRGGSVPKVRIDESRSAMECIVHAIDQGLLAASHDVSDGGIAVTAAEMAISGHVGLELDLGRVPSEGTSREYQLLFSESNGRFLVEARAGADEELEDLMRSVGCRFSRVGSVVREGRLVIRGDRDVDLGLEELEDAWRRAPW; this comes from the coding sequence ATGGCTGACGCCGAGGACGCGGCTGCAATCGAGAGATATTTTGCCTCTCTCGGGCGCAAACCGAGCGAGGCCGAGATCAGGTCCATCGCACAGCTCTGGTCAGAGCACTGCAGGCACAGGACATTTCGCGGCAGGGTTGTCGGGCCGGACGGCACACTCCTCGCGGATGATCTGCTGTCCACGTTCATAGGGTCCGTCTCAAGTGCGCCGTGGGTTATCTCCTCGCTCAGGGATAACGCGGGCATAGTCGAGTTCACGCGCGGCTACGGAATAGCCGTCAAGGTCGAGACGCACAATCATCCGTCGGCAGTCGAGCCATTCGGCGGCGCCGCCACGGGCGTGGGCGGCGTCATAAGGGACGTGCTAGCGGTCTGGGCGGATCCGGTGGCGCTCACGGACGTCCTCTGCTTCGGGCCCCCCGATTCTCCGGCGCCGCATGGCGCCCTGAGCCCACGCCGCGTGATGGACGGCGTCATCTCGGGCATAGGATACTACGGGAACAACGTCGGGGTGCCCACGCTCGCCGGCGCAGTCGTGTTCGACGGCGGATACCTGGGGACCCCGCTCGTGTACGCCGGCTGCGTGGGGCTGGTGCCCCCCGACGGCTACTCGAAGGACCCACGTCCGGGCGACGTGCTCGTGCTGGTCGGCAACAGGACCGGTCGGGACGGCATAGCTGGAGCGACGTTCGCGTCCTCCGCGCTCTCGGGCGACATAAAATCTCTCAGGCCCGCGGTTCAGATTCCCGATCCCCTAGTGGAGGAGGGATTGATCAGGCTCATCTCCGCCGTCAGGGATGCACGCGCCGCTACCGGCGTGACGGATCTGGGAGGAGGAGGGCTGGTGGTCGCCGCTGCAGAGATGGCGCATGAGGCACATGCGGGCTGCGAGCTGATCCTCGATGAGGTACCCCTCAGGGAGGATCTTGAGCCCTGGGAGATACTTGTCTCCGAGTCCCAGGAACGGATGCTTCTGTCAGCGCGTCCCGAGGAGGCCGGGAGCTTGATGGCCCTCGCGCGCCACGAGGGGCTCGAGGCGGCGATAATAGGAAACCTGACGGATTCACGCAGGTTCAGGGCTCTGCATCATGGCGTGCCCGTCGTGGACGTCGATATGGACTTCCTCTTCCATCCACCCCGGCTGACCAGGACGTCGGTTCCACGCGTCACTGAGCCGGAGGACGAGCCGCTGCTCGACGACCCCCGGGATCCAGGCGGCGAGCTACTGCACCTTCTGTCGTCGCCCAATGTGTCCAGCAGGGAGGGGGTGTTGAGGACGTACGATCTTGGCGTCAGGGGCAACACCGTCGTGTACCCGGTGGAGGATCCGTCGGGCGGCCACAACGACGCAGCGGTGATAAAACCTCTGGACGACTCGTGGGAGGGCATAGCTATATCGGTCGGCCTGAGGCCCAGGTACTCCAGGCTCAGCCCGTACTGGATGGCCGCCTCGAGCATCGACGAGGCCATGCGCAACAACTCCGCGGTTGGCGGCAGGAGGATCTCCCTCCTGGACAACTTCGCCTGGGGGAGCCCGGAGAGGCCCGAGGAGATGTGGTCCCTCCTGGAGGCGCTGAGGGCATGCCGCGACTTCGCCTCCGGGTTCGGCGCACCATTCGTGTCCGGCAAGGACAGCCTGTACAACGAGTCCGAGTACGGACCGGTCCTCCCCACGCTGCTGATAACCGCAGTGGGCGTGATCCCGGACGTGAGGCGTGCCCTGACCTCCGGGCTGAAGTCTCCGGGTGACTCGGTCTACGTGATCGGGGTCACCCGCGCCGAGATGGGCGGATCCGAGTACTTCGAGATGAAGGGGATCCGCGGTGGATCCGTTCCGAAGGTCAGGATTGACGAGTCCAGGAGCGCCATGGAGTGCATCGTCCACGCAATCGACCAAGGCCTGTTGGCCGCGTCCCACGATGTCTCCGACGGCGGTATCGCGGTGACCGCTGCCGAGATGGCCATCTCCGGCCACGTCGGGCTGGAGCTGGACCTGGGCCGCGTCCCCTCCGAGGGGACTTCGAGGGAGTACCAGCTGCTGTTCTCCGAGAGCAACGGCAGGTTCTTGGTCGAGGCGCGCGCCGGCGCCGACGAGGAGCTCGAGGACCTGATGAGATCCGTCGGGTGCAGGTTCTCAAGGGTAGGCTCCGTCGTGCGCGAGGGTCGCCTCGTCATCAGGGGAGATAGAGACGTGGACCTCGGCCTAGAGGAGCTCGAGGATGCGTGGAGGCGTGCGCCTTGGTGA
- a CDS encoding amidophosphoribosyltransferase, with protein sequence MGGILGVRAFGQGMDKWRVSPFMRYGLMGLQHRGYQGAHMATYDGSTIGTASADDADGLDVNLPGHAGVGAVISGRDSWFVAESGIAVVGDGAPDVGWTRFVASLRVALSSGDPAEAVSELVERSGGFYSFVALSGDGLMVAARDVRGSLPLEVGSMGFDMGAVASESSALEVMGFDHVGPLRPGEVLLMGPTEVERRNASRGDPLRCSFEYVYMARHDSVIDGIPVYSVRERIGELLAEEAPADADVVIGVPETSLPVAAGYSRRSGIPLAFGFVSSVGRVRTAGLQSALERMVGVQLKLNVIGSSVDGRDVVLVDDSVVRGTTLRNVVWNMRRKGARRIHVRIGSPPLAGGCPLGRVPQRDELISSDISEDVIASVIGADSVRFLSADGLRRAVSADGLCAACWKGGVAH encoded by the coding sequence TTGGGCGGCATACTGGGGGTCCGCGCATTCGGTCAGGGGATGGACAAGTGGAGGGTCTCCCCGTTCATGCGCTACGGCCTCATGGGTCTGCAGCACAGGGGATATCAGGGTGCGCACATGGCGACCTACGACGGCTCCACCATCGGCACGGCCTCGGCGGATGATGCCGACGGCCTCGACGTGAATCTCCCCGGGCACGCGGGCGTCGGCGCCGTGATCTCCGGCCGGGACTCCTGGTTCGTCGCCGAGTCCGGGATCGCGGTGGTCGGGGACGGAGCTCCGGACGTGGGATGGACGCGGTTCGTCGCCTCGCTCCGGGTCGCGCTCTCATCCGGCGATCCCGCGGAGGCGGTGTCCGAGCTGGTGGAGCGCAGCGGAGGATTCTACTCATTCGTCGCGCTCTCCGGCGACGGACTAATGGTCGCGGCCCGCGACGTCCGCGGCAGCCTGCCGCTGGAGGTGGGGTCGATGGGCTTCGACATGGGTGCCGTGGCGTCCGAGTCCTCCGCGCTGGAGGTGATGGGCTTCGACCACGTCGGCCCCCTGCGCCCCGGTGAGGTGCTCCTTATGGGTCCCACCGAGGTCGAGAGGAGGAATGCGTCCCGGGGTGACCCGCTGCGTTGCTCGTTCGAGTACGTGTACATGGCCAGGCACGACTCAGTGATCGATGGCATTCCCGTCTACTCCGTCAGGGAGAGGATAGGCGAACTCCTGGCCGAGGAGGCCCCGGCCGACGCGGACGTCGTCATAGGGGTTCCTGAGACCTCGCTTCCGGTGGCCGCGGGATACTCCAGGAGGTCCGGGATACCGCTGGCCTTCGGGTTCGTATCAAGTGTGGGGAGGGTGAGGACTGCCGGGCTGCAGTCGGCGCTGGAGAGGATGGTCGGCGTGCAGCTGAAGCTCAACGTGATAGGGTCGTCGGTCGACGGCAGGGACGTCGTACTCGTCGACGACAGCGTCGTCAGGGGAACGACCCTCAGGAACGTCGTGTGGAACATGAGGAGGAAGGGCGCTAGGAGGATCCATGTGAGGATAGGGAGCCCGCCGCTGGCCGGGGGATGTCCACTCGGCCGGGTCCCGCAGCGGGACGAGCTGATATCCTCCGATATATCAGAGGACGTGATAGCCTCGGTCATCGGCGCGGACAGCGTTCGCTTCCTGAGCGCCGACGGCCTCCGCAGGGCGGTGAGCGCGGATGGCCTCTGCGCGGCCTGCTGGAAGGGAGGTGTCGCACATTGA
- the purD gene encoding phosphoribosylamine--glycine ligase translates to MLGVGGGSREHALAEALASSSRDARIYWISENLNPGIKGAVERTSGEYLLADSTDPEFISAAAGRWRVDLAVIGPEEPLFKGVADALEARGISTVGAARDLAVLEMSKAAMRRIQWSHGIPGRLLFRTYRSYADAVADLAAQPDAPTWTQNVVLKPARQAGGKGVKVIEDRQAYLHGEKASFKVEHAAWLDKYVAAYGDIDERILVEEKVWGPEYTVQCLSDGRSLRCFPPVQDNKHAFDFGMGPETGGMGSYSTGHLLPFLTEDEYARSVGIISSMVRAVEAEVGRKYVGFIAGQMMLTEVEGPTLIEMYSRLGDPEGVNALASLEADMVDVLEAAVDGRLDGVGLKFSEDSTVVKALAPRGYPDYREAAAGHPISVDRDAIKDAGCGIYWGSVHEQGGSVVTRGSRAVEVLARGVDAPSASERAERCARAISLADGWRLLHREDIGSKEMIAAAIRIADRVRSLYRYRAERGILGRRMDWIPGRGLVDPAEDVMREVLGR, encoded by the coding sequence GTGCTCGGCGTCGGCGGTGGATCCAGGGAGCACGCGCTGGCGGAGGCCTTGGCCTCCAGCTCCCGCGACGCCAGGATATACTGGATATCTGAGAACCTCAACCCGGGAATAAAGGGCGCCGTGGAGAGGACGAGCGGCGAGTACCTGCTGGCGGATTCCACGGATCCGGAATTCATCTCCGCGGCCGCCGGGAGATGGAGGGTGGACCTCGCGGTCATCGGCCCCGAGGAGCCGCTCTTCAAGGGAGTCGCCGACGCGCTCGAGGCGCGCGGCATCTCCACGGTCGGCGCCGCCAGGGACCTCGCCGTGCTGGAAATGTCCAAGGCAGCCATGCGCAGGATACAGTGGTCCCACGGGATCCCCGGAAGGCTCCTCTTCAGGACCTACAGGAGCTATGCTGATGCGGTCGCAGACCTCGCAGCGCAGCCGGACGCACCAACGTGGACGCAGAACGTCGTGCTGAAGCCGGCCAGGCAGGCCGGGGGGAAGGGTGTGAAGGTCATAGAGGACAGGCAGGCCTACCTGCACGGCGAGAAGGCGTCGTTCAAGGTGGAGCACGCGGCGTGGCTCGATAAGTACGTGGCGGCCTACGGCGACATAGACGAGAGGATACTCGTGGAGGAGAAGGTCTGGGGACCCGAGTACACCGTCCAGTGCTTATCTGACGGGCGCTCCCTTCGCTGCTTCCCTCCGGTCCAGGACAACAAGCACGCGTTCGACTTCGGGATGGGTCCCGAGACCGGGGGAATGGGGAGCTACTCGACCGGCCACCTCCTCCCGTTCCTCACGGAGGACGAGTACGCCAGGAGCGTGGGGATAATCTCATCCATGGTGAGGGCGGTGGAGGCGGAGGTGGGCCGTAAGTACGTCGGATTCATCGCCGGGCAGATGATGCTGACGGAGGTCGAGGGGCCCACGCTCATAGAGATGTACTCCAGGCTGGGCGATCCCGAGGGCGTCAACGCGCTGGCCTCGCTCGAGGCGGACATGGTGGACGTCCTGGAGGCGGCCGTTGATGGAAGGCTGGACGGCGTCGGGCTGAAGTTCTCCGAGGACTCCACGGTCGTAAAGGCGCTGGCACCCCGCGGATATCCGGACTATCGTGAGGCGGCCGCGGGCCACCCGATCTCGGTCGACCGGGACGCGATCAAGGACGCGGGCTGCGGAATCTACTGGGGCTCCGTGCACGAGCAGGGCGGATCAGTTGTGACCCGTGGATCCAGGGCTGTAGAGGTGCTGGCGAGGGGAGTCGATGCGCCGTCCGCCTCGGAGCGCGCCGAGCGCTGTGCCCGCGCGATCTCACTCGCCGATGGATGGCGGCTCCTGCACAGGGAGGACATTGGATCCAAGGAGATGATCGCGGCAGCGATCAGGATCGCCGACAGGGTTCGGTCGCTCTACAGGTACAGGGCCGAGAGGGGGATACTGGGAAGGAGGATGGACTGGATACCTGGCAGGGGGCTCGTGGACCCGGCGGAGGACGTGATGAGGGAGGTGCTGGGCAGGTGA
- the purQ gene encoding phosphoribosylformylglycinamidine synthase I, protein MRIAVLRGPGTNCDRETARAIAEAGAEASIVHVLDVESGIVDLQSFAGLVIPGGFSYADRVRAGAVLAAKLRTSLRDAIEEMRSKGRPVLGICNGFQVLVELGVLPGIDGCRAALAPNSSARFEFRWIHVRRVGRCRLSAGPDVQPMPVAHGEGKVVFSDPRCAGELESAGLVAYKYSMPDGTPAGGIYPYNPNGSEADIAGLCSPDGDVLGLMPHPERAIHDWQVPSALGVANGISIFRALVEAASSSG, encoded by the coding sequence GTGAGGATCGCCGTTCTGAGGGGGCCCGGGACCAACTGCGACCGCGAGACGGCCAGGGCGATCGCCGAGGCTGGGGCTGAGGCCTCGATTGTACACGTGCTGGACGTGGAGTCCGGGATCGTTGACCTACAGTCGTTCGCCGGGCTCGTGATCCCAGGCGGATTCTCGTACGCCGACAGGGTGAGGGCCGGCGCCGTGCTCGCCGCAAAGCTCCGGACATCGCTCCGCGACGCCATAGAGGAAATGAGGTCCAAGGGACGGCCGGTCCTGGGAATCTGCAATGGATTCCAGGTACTGGTGGAGCTCGGGGTGCTCCCGGGGATCGATGGCTGTCGGGCGGCGCTGGCGCCTAACTCCTCAGCCCGCTTCGAGTTCCGCTGGATCCACGTCAGGAGGGTCGGCCGGTGCAGGCTGTCCGCCGGCCCCGACGTGCAGCCGATGCCCGTGGCGCACGGCGAGGGCAAAGTGGTCTTCTCCGACCCGCGCTGTGCCGGGGAGCTCGAGTCCGCCGGCCTCGTGGCATACAAGTACTCCATGCCGGACGGCACTCCAGCAGGGGGAATCTATCCATATAACCCCAACGGCTCCGAGGCGGACATAGCGGGCCTCTGCTCACCGGATGGTGACGTCCTGGGGCTCATGCCCCATCCGGAGAGGGCGATCCACGACTGGCAGGTGCCATCCGCGCTGGGCGTTGCCAACGGGATCTCAATCTTCAGGGCGCTTGTGGAGGCTGCGTCGAGTTCCGGGTGA
- a CDS encoding amidophosphoribosyltransferase, whose amino-acid sequence MARDLYWSLLSLNHRGQQSHGFAVLNAEGISRSVGLGPLPEVPPEIPDGEIGIGHARYATSGGSSAEELIRDAQPVVVGGPGRRMALAYNGNVANAMELRRSLEASGALISTGSDAELIALELLRGLEASGLRSAMSRLSTRVDGAYSLVGIIDDGTVFAARDPNGIRPLFTFESGPLFIAASETVAFDMYGVGPAVPVEPGELVVASEDGVHHHRYAPPRPEHICSFEYAYFARPDSILGGRYVYEVRRELGRRLAARHAGVARRVDSVVPVPETAVDAAYGFHEVSGKPVETLVFKHRFVRARAFMSGGGERQGLISRKYNVSKRAAGRRIALMDDSIVRGDTLRHLISALRSVGASEVHVFSTFPKISHPCFYGVDMATYGELIGYNRSPNEVAASIGADSVNYQDLDDFLEVVGRSACVACVTGQYPTEKAALLAAAALRAPGIRGRITEVIG is encoded by the coding sequence GTGGCGCGCGATCTCTACTGGTCGCTGTTGAGCCTAAATCACAGGGGACAGCAGTCCCACGGATTCGCCGTGCTCAACGCCGAAGGGATATCGAGGAGCGTCGGTCTTGGCCCGCTGCCCGAGGTTCCGCCCGAGATCCCGGACGGGGAGATCGGGATAGGCCATGCCAGGTACGCCACCTCCGGGGGGAGTTCCGCGGAGGAGCTCATCAGGGATGCCCAGCCAGTCGTCGTCGGGGGCCCGGGCAGGAGGATGGCGCTCGCCTACAACGGCAACGTCGCCAACGCAATGGAGCTCAGGCGGAGCTTGGAGGCATCAGGCGCCTTGATTTCAACGGGATCCGACGCAGAGCTCATCGCGCTCGAGCTCCTGAGGGGGCTGGAGGCATCCGGCCTCCGCTCAGCCATGTCGCGTCTCTCGACCAGGGTCGATGGGGCGTACTCGCTCGTCGGCATAATCGACGACGGAACCGTGTTCGCCGCGAGGGATCCCAACGGCATAAGGCCGCTGTTCACGTTCGAATCGGGTCCGCTGTTCATCGCGGCGTCCGAGACGGTCGCATTCGACATGTACGGCGTCGGGCCAGCAGTCCCGGTGGAGCCCGGCGAGCTCGTCGTCGCGTCCGAAGATGGCGTCCATCATCACAGGTACGCACCTCCTCGCCCGGAGCACATCTGCTCGTTCGAGTACGCGTATTTCGCGAGGCCGGACTCAATCCTAGGAGGGAGGTATGTGTACGAGGTCAGGAGGGAGCTGGGGAGGAGGCTCGCAGCTAGGCACGCCGGAGTGGCTCGGCGCGTGGACTCCGTGGTCCCCGTGCCCGAGACAGCTGTGGACGCGGCCTATGGATTCCACGAGGTCAGCGGGAAGCCCGTGGAGACTCTAGTGTTCAAGCACCGGTTCGTCCGGGCTAGGGCGTTCATGTCGGGTGGCGGCGAGAGACAGGGGCTGATATCCAGGAAGTACAACGTGTCCAAGAGGGCGGCAGGCAGGAGGATCGCGCTGATGGACGACAGCATCGTGAGGGGCGACACGCTGAGACATCTGATATCAGCGCTGAGGTCGGTCGGCGCCTCCGAGGTCCACGTGTTCTCCACGTTTCCGAAGATCTCGCATCCATGCTTCTACGGCGTGGACATGGCCACGTACGGCGAGCTGATCGGATACAACAGAAGCCCGAACGAGGTCGCCGCCTCGATAGGTGCGGACAGCGTGAACTATCAGGACCTCGACGACTTCTTGGAGGTCGTCGGCCGCAGCGCGTGCGTTGCATGCGTGACGGGGCAATATCCCACGGAGAAGGCGGCATTGCTGGCCGCGGCCGCCCTGAGGGCGCCCGGGATCAGGGGCAGGATAACGGAGGTGATCGGATAG
- a CDS encoding ATP-grasp domain-containing protein: protein MRPIGVEPRRSMVDEAMSYARELEPRLEPLDHLDPGDPFVYVSVGGGELGDLVLTAAKRSLGGRGGGILTAAIDRYPGFPAQDVADAHAVLDMMNGDALEAAISGFVGDPRRTRHAVFLEVEAVDTMRVFEMSRRGYNVVSTPYGPLIGMDRLASKLLISGLGVPAVDWRYAGSAEELRSAADELGLPIIVKPVMTSSGHGTSVVTDADELDAAYEHALKHARGRGDEVIVERYLPELRERGLELTQLVIRGFDEDGRLRTSVLSVGHMRPGAVYVESWIPSGAPASLEAEGAEHARRIADALGGLGIYAVEQLVVDGKIYTSEFANRPHDTGMVTRWALTEDEGSLHLRSTMGLRIQLPRIVDIGSTCVARVVLAPEDVAPGSPVISWDPSAAYSVLAGMGVRGDVWFFGKPMAYPGRRMGLAAACSPSLRTARDAASRAAAAVEEGIRYGAPRS, encoded by the coding sequence ATGAGGCCGATCGGCGTGGAGCCCAGGAGATCCATGGTCGACGAGGCCATGTCGTACGCGCGCGAGCTGGAGCCGCGCCTGGAGCCGCTGGACCACCTCGATCCGGGCGATCCATTCGTCTACGTGTCCGTGGGCGGCGGCGAGCTGGGAGATCTTGTACTCACGGCCGCCAAGAGATCCCTCGGGGGAAGGGGCGGCGGGATACTCACGGCCGCCATAGACCGCTATCCCGGGTTTCCGGCGCAGGACGTCGCCGATGCTCACGCCGTGCTCGATATGATGAATGGAGACGCGCTGGAAGCGGCGATATCCGGGTTCGTGGGCGATCCGCGCAGGACCAGGCACGCGGTCTTCCTGGAGGTGGAGGCCGTCGACACGATGCGCGTGTTCGAGATGTCCAGGAGGGGCTACAACGTCGTCTCAACGCCGTACGGTCCACTCATCGGGATGGACAGACTGGCGTCGAAGCTACTGATAAGCGGGCTGGGGGTGCCGGCCGTGGACTGGAGATACGCCGGATCCGCCGAGGAGCTCCGCTCGGCGGCGGATGAGCTGGGGCTGCCGATCATAGTGAAGCCGGTCATGACGTCCAGCGGCCACGGGACATCTGTGGTCACCGACGCGGATGAGCTGGACGCCGCATACGAGCACGCGCTCAAGCACGCCAGGGGAAGAGGGGATGAGGTCATAGTGGAGAGGTACCTGCCGGAGCTCAGGGAGAGGGGCCTGGAGCTCACACAGCTGGTCATCAGGGGCTTCGACGAGGACGGAAGGTTGAGGACCTCCGTGCTCTCGGTCGGCCACATGAGGCCCGGCGCAGTGTACGTCGAGAGCTGGATTCCATCGGGCGCGCCCGCGTCCCTCGAGGCGGAGGGCGCCGAACATGCAAGGAGGATAGCCGATGCCCTAGGGGGACTCGGGATCTATGCAGTCGAGCAGCTCGTGGTGGACGGGAAGATATACACAAGCGAATTCGCCAACAGGCCACACGATACGGGGATGGTCACGAGGTGGGCGCTCACCGAGGACGAGGGCTCCCTGCACCTGAGGTCCACCATGGGGTTGAGGATCCAGCTCCCACGCATAGTGGATATAGGCTCGACCTGCGTCGCCAGGGTCGTCCTGGCCCCGGAGGACGTCGCTCCCGGATCGCCGGTCATCTCCTGGGATCCATCTGCTGCGTACTCAGTTCTGGCCGGGATGGGCGTGAGGGGGGATGTCTGGTTCTTCGGCAAGCCAATGGCATATCCGGGCAGGAGGATGGGCCTCGCGGCGGCATGCTCGCCGTCGCTCAGGACAGCGAGGGACGCGGCCTCTCGCGCCGCCGCTGCGGTCGAGGAGGGAATACGCTATGGCGCACCACGTAGTTAG
- the purS gene encoding phosphoribosylformylglycinamidine synthase subunit PurS, whose protein sequence is MAHHVVRIEVWLRDGLVDPEGRTVSEALSGMGFPVLSARAGKIYEVTIDAGSAVEAESLAREMCEALLANPVRDSYRVEVLGDG, encoded by the coding sequence ATGGCGCACCACGTAGTTAGGATAGAGGTATGGCTCAGGGATGGCCTCGTGGATCCGGAGGGTCGCACGGTGTCCGAGGCGCTCTCCGGCATGGGCTTTCCCGTGCTCTCGGCGAGGGCGGGAAAGATCTACGAGGTGACGATCGACGCGGGAAGCGCGGTGGAGGCCGAGTCGCTGGCCAGGGAGATGTGCGAGGCACTGCTCGCGAATCCGGTGAGGGACTCCTACCGCGTAGAGGTGCTGGGGGATGGCTGA